The Elaeis guineensis isolate ETL-2024a chromosome 3, EG11, whole genome shotgun sequence region ACAAACGAATCACCACCCCACCACCTGCTCTCTCGCCGCTCTTTATAGGCACGTGTCAGAATTTCCTCCGTAGATCTCTAGAACGGAGCAATCGAGGCTTGCGCATGAGGTATACGTACCCACTTTCTCTCaaattaaaacaaaaaaagaaaagaaacataaaaataaaaaataggatcCTCCCCCCAAATTTATCTTCTTCCTACACTACCAAAACGTCCCTCGATTTATCGATCTGCAGCCATTAGATCGAAAAATTACAGCGGAGATTGGATGTGTGCATGGGGTTCCAATTTTCCtggtttaatattttatatttaatctattCTCCGTTTTCTTGCATATTTTATGGAATTTTtaccattttctttcttttactcAGATTTTCTACAACGAATCCCAACCACTCTGTGGGAGCTCATCGCCAAAGCGTTGAATTCGTGGTGTGGAGTTCGTTTTAAGAAGAAGACGAAGGAGAAACCTGCCAATAattgagagagagtgagagacggAAGTGAATTAATTGATCGTACCTGAGATATCGATGAAGACACCGTCGTCCGGGGGGAGCAGCTCCCGGCGGTCCGGCCACCGCCGGATCGCCGACTTCCTCGCCGAGGATCAAGACTCCGGCGACGAGCTCTTCTCCCCAGCGACTGGCGGCGGAATGCTGCCGATCTTCCTCAACGACCAGAGCGAGCTGGTTGAAGTGATGCTGGAGCTGGACGAGGAGTCGATGGTGGTCCGGAGCGTCACACCGACATACGGCGGCGCTGCCGCCGTGGCCGATCAGGACCCCGCGGTGAGCCTGAGCCGGAGCTCGTCGACGGCGTCGCGGATCCGGCGGAAGTTCGCGTGGCTGAAGTCGCCATCGCCGCGGCGGTCGCCATCGCCGTCACCGTTgccggcgaaggagtcggccgtGGCCGCCCTAGCGGCGCGGGACGCGCGGCGGAGGCAGGCGCGGCTGGATCGGACGAGGTCTGGGGCGCAGCGGGCTCTGAAGGGGCTCCGGTTTATAAGCCGGACAACGGGGTCGGTCGGAGCGGCGGAGCTCTGGCGACGGGTGGAGGAGCGGTTCGCGTCGCTCGCCAAGGACGGTTTGCTCTCCCGTGACGACTTCGGGGAGTGTATaggtcttttctttcttctctctcactctctcgatTCGTTATTCTTCGTTTGAGAAATGGGGTCGGGTGACCGCCCAGTGACGGAAGCGGGGGATAACCCGTGGGAGCGGTGATTTGGTTGACAGGGATGGTCGACTCAAAGGAGTTCGCCGTAGGGTTATTCGACGCGTTGGCGCGACGGCGGCGGCAAACTCTGGAGAGAATAACCAAGGAGGAATTGTACGATTTCTGGGTCCAGATATCTGATCAAAGCTTCGATGCCCGACTCCAAATCTTTTTCGACATGTATGAACGCCTCATTctgtttcttttcctttttttttaaatatatatatatatatatatataaggaaaaaagaaaaaagtgccACTTACGATAATAAAattcctttaaaaaaaataaaatataaataatttcttCTGTTATTATAGAGTGGACACCAACGTGGATGGAAGAATAACCAGAAAGGAAGTACAGGAGGTGAGTTAATTCTGATGACAATAATATTAGtagaattcaaatttttttttggtaattgtTGGTGGTTTCTATGGGCGATTGTTGCGGTTTCAGTTGATAGTTCTCAGCGCCTCGGCGAACAAACTGTCGAAGCTTAAGGAACAGGCGGAGGAGTACGCTGCGCTGATCATGGAGGAGCTGGATCCAGAAAACCTTGGGTACATCGAGGTAAGCCTAAAATAGGTCTAGAAAACCATCAAATTACAAGCCGAAGGCATAACGGGTTCGGAACCGCTACAATTCCTGTTTCTTCCAACCCTTCGATTTAACCCAGCTGGATACTGGAAGGACCGAACCAAACATGGGTTAAACATGATCTACATGGGCTACCAATCATGAGCCGTGTCGGGTGCTGATTGGCTGCTTGTTGCTGTTCCCTGTTTTATTATTCTTTGATAGCTATGGCAGCTGGAGGCGTTGCTGCTCCAGAGGGACAACTACATGAACTACAGCCGTCCGCTGAGCACGGCAAGCGGCGCCGGGTGGAGCCAGAACATCACCAGCGGGGGGCTGAGGGGCCACCGGAGGAGCTGCGGCTGGCGAAGAATGGCGTTGGCGGCGAGGCTGGCGGTGCAGGAGAACTGGCGGAGGGCGTGGGTGGTGGCGCTGTGGGTGGCAGCGATGGCGGGGCTATTCGTGTGGAAATTCGTGCAGTACCGGCGGCGGGCAGCGTTCCATGTGATGGGTTACTGCCTCACGACGGCGAAGGGGGCCGCGGAGACGCTCAAGCTCAATATGGCCCTCGTGCTTCTCCCCGTCTGCCGCAATACCCTCACCTGGCTCCGCTCCACTCGGGCCCGCCTCTTCGTTCCCTTCGACGACAGCATCACCTTCCACAAGGTAGATCCCAACTACTACCCTGGATTCTACGCTACTCCATCTGTTCTTCAATTTACCCCAGCCTTCTTGCCTTACCCATGGAAACGCCATGAGCAGTAGAAAACTGGGACTGTGTCTCAGCCGCGCAAAGTCGCAACAAGACAAACTTTTTAGTATCCTATTAGCTGATGTGGCATGCTGTGATTGGTCCAAGAGGTGGCTCTGCCAAGTGGAATCCAGCCCATCAGGTGGGCCTCGAATCCCACTTTTTTGCTGTGAATGCGTGATACCAGCAAATAAGAGTGTTCGCAAATAGTCGCTACGCCGTTGAGGCTCTCTGACCGGCGCGCCCTGAAAATTACTGTGGGTCCCACAGATATGCCAGCCCCAGATAGTCTCCACCCGCTGTGTGCTGATCTATATGGTACACCCGATCTAGCGTCACCGGCGTCGTGGTTGGTGGGACGTCGGAGGCGTCTCTGCTTCCTACCGTCCGCTAAGGTGGGTCTCCAAAATCAGCGGTAGGTGACCGAGCCGTGCGTGGGTCCCACTTACACTCCCAATCCTACCATCCAATCACCCACCGTTGATTCTTGGTCGCACGACGGCGGCTGATGTTTGAATTAACTTTATTTTCCCGTTTCGATTTATTCAAATTTGTCAAATGATTAGATGATCGCGACGGCAATAGTGATCGGGATGCTGCTGCACGCGGGGAACCATCTGGCGTGCGACTTCCCACGCGTGATCGGGGCTTCCCCGGAGAAGTACAGGCTGGTGGCACGTGACTTCGGGCCGGTGAAGCCCACGTACAGCGGCCTCCTGACCGGGGTGGAGGGCGTGACGGGTATCGGGATGGTGGTGCTTATGGCGGTGTCGTTCACGCTGGCGACCCACCGGTTCAGGAAGAACGGGGGGAGGCTGCCGTTCCCGCTGAACCGGCTGACCGGGTTCAACGCCTTCTGGTACTCCCACCACCTCCTCGCCGTCGCTTACGGCCTCCTCGTCGTCCACGGCTACTACATGTTCCTCGTCCACAAATGGTACCAGAGAACGGTGAGCTCTCATGATAACAACCCAAACTTCAGATACTGTTCTATGATATCTCTGCTTTAATAACAGCAGAAATGACACTGTTATCTTTATTACAACAGTATATAACAATTTTAGATAAAAACAGATCGATGAGGTTGGCACGTCTCTTTCGGCTTAGAGGTGGGCCTAAATCTGGAGAAATTATACTCTCACCACGTGGCGGTGCGCCACATCAATCACCTCAAGTCTCGTTGGTGACTTCCTATGGCCCATAGGAAGGAGACGATCGATGTGATTGGCGTGGTGCACATGCAGTAGGGTATTGGTTCTCCTTAAAACTGAGTCATCTAAACTGTTGTCTTCTCTTCACTAGTTTATTGTTTGGAAGCTGAAGATCTTCGAGTGACGCTGAAAGTAAGCATAAGATTAACAGCCAGCTGAATTAAGCCTGCGACCTCTGACTTTGGTACAAGACATGGTCTCTTGTTTGAAAATAAGCATAAAATTAGCAGCCAGCCAGCTTGACAGCCTGCGACCTCTGACTTTGGCGTATGACATGGTATCATGTTAGCTGGGACGAACTAATATTATACATCGCTTAGAAATTCTGGTGTAATAATATACAATAGTGGAGTTTGAATTAGGTAATATGGACATCCTATAACCCGAGGTGTATATTCCGTTGATAAAAGCTAGCTGCCAGTCAACCAGCAGGCTGGTTGGTCAACAAGTGATATaaaacatgtttttttttttttgtaaaatagtATATAAAACATGTTTTAATGCATGGATTTCCACTTTGTGATGAGAGTTGTTCTTTCTGGACCACATGATAGGAGCATCATGTAAGCCTAATCGCTGCAGCTGGACCTGCAGATGGCCCAGATGCAGCAAAATAAACAGTCACGTTTTCTGGAATGAGATGACATTTGAAAAGTTAGTTTCAACAAACTTTGAATTGTTATGGCTTGTCCACAGCTTTATAATAGTGATGGGTTTGGATTGTATCGCCTTTGAATGGCCATGATTCACCTTCTTTTGCGAGGTAACTGTTGGACGGCGACATAGCTGCTTTAAAATCTATGCAAGGAACGGTCATAGtgttttgagatttgtgcaaAATGCAATCCAATAGTTGATGTCGtggaagaagatcaatcattctttcatacGAAAGATACAACCTGAACCCGTTAGTGATCCACATGATCAACCACTTGTATTCTTTGACAAGGATTGCTCATCACATGTTGGGTGGCCCGACTCCAATATTTTTAGTGACTACTAAAGCTCCCTCTAGACCTTCGGCCATCATTCACATGAGCTGGAATCTAGCTAGATATTAGTTTATGTGAGAAGCCTTTTTGAAGGTGGATGATGGCCCACCGCGTCTTCGTATGTCGCCCATTGAACATAGACCTGATTAAACTTTCTTGAGTGGATGTACTAAAAGACTGGAAGAGAGCATctcaaaaatatgaaatattttaaGATGACAATCGTAGGAAATGTCTCCTTCACTGCTAGAAGTATTAAAAATAATGCCTGGAAAGTAACTAAAGTATGGTTTGTTTGTAGGTCATATAAATTTCTCTCAAAAATGTCTAATAAATCGGTTGTCATCTATAAATACACCTACATGCTACAATAACTGAGGAGACTAATCTTACTTTGGCCTTCATATCCACATATTTTGTGTTCCATGGGGCCTATACTGCTTGTTGATATTAGTTAGGCTAATTATTTGGACAGCTAAGAATGAGATTTACTGTTTTGGCAGACATGGATGTACCTCTCAGTTCCCTTGCTGCTGTATGTAGGAGAGCGTGTTCTACGAGCCTTCCGTTCCAAGGCTTATTCTGTTAAGATTTTAAAGGTATCGTTCCTCTCATCACTAACTTATTAAGTTTATCTCATTTATCTTTTTTGGTAGTTTAATTTGACCAGCATTACCAATATAGTCATGATGTAAAATCACTACAAAAAAACTctttattatttttcatttattatataaatttttaaatatttctgccATTATTTCTATTTTTCTCCATATATTCAGTAAATTCAAATGTTTAAAACTACTCGTTGCTcgaaaaaatttctgaaaaattaaAACTAACATTTATGTTTTCAAATTTCCATTTCGTTATATACCAATTGTTCCATGCAGGTATCGTTACTGCCAGGAAGTGTCTTGACATTGACGATGTCAAAGCCACATGGATTTCGCTATAGAAGTGGGCAATACATATTCCTCCAATGTCCCACAATCTCCCCATTTGAATGGTTTGTACCTCCACCAGTTTCTCTATCTCTGCTCAAGTTGGAATTCATAACATGCTAAGAAACTCACCATGCTAACTTTGCACCACAACAGGCACCCTTTTTCCATCACTTCAGCTCCTGGGGATGATTACCTCAGTGTCCACATCCGAACCAGTGGCGACTGGACGCAGGAGCTCAAGCGCATCTTCCTAGAGAACTACTTCTCACCACGTTCAATAGGAAGAGCCACATTTAACGAGTTAGGGTCAGTGGACCAAAGAAGGTTAGCTAGTCTGTAATACGATGACATGCAAGGATCTTCATTACTCTCTGGCTAGTCATATGATGACAGAATTCTAAATTTCATGCAGCTTGCCAAGATTGCTAGTGGATGGCCCATATGGTGCCCCGGCACAGGACTTTCGGAACTATGATGTTCTACTTCTGGTGGGGCTTGGAATTGGAGCTACACCTTTCATAAGCATACTCAGAGACCTACTCAACAACATTAAACTTGCAGAGGAACTAATGGTGAACTTCCAGTACTCCTATTATGTTTTCTATGAACATAGAACAATGTTTTGAATATTGGCAAATATACGCTTTGGATATGAATCTTGACTATTTCCAGGTTTTTTGGAGGGTCTGTTCATTTCTTACATGATTTAGTTTTTCGTATATGAGATAGATTTCCTTAATGGCTCCCTTTTTGCATAAATTAATTGTCTTGTCCAGGAATCGAACACTAATGTCTATAGCGTCAGTGTAAAGTTGATAGCCAATCATAAAATTTGTTCAATACTTTCATTTAGTTTTTTTGCAGCTTTTCCTGTAGATTGAGCTCTTTCAACTTAAGATTGTGCTTTGTGGCTGCACCCATGTTTTGTGCGAAAAGGATCTGAAgatgattttgaaaaattgaatCGGAATTTCTTATAGGAGATTGTTATCAATGATATTTGTGTTTCTGTGAAATTGTTAGGATTTAGCAATGGAGACTAGCAGATCAGAGGACAGCAGCAATAGCTTCAGCTTCTCTACATCCAGTAGCAGCAAGAAAAGACCATATAGGACTACCAGGGCCTATTTCTACTGGGTTACAAGAGAGCCAGGATCTTTTGAATGGTTCAAAGGCGTAATGAATGATGTTGCTGAAATGGATAAAAAGGTAACACTTCTCTTTTTCTCACTATTTCATGTTTGCACTGCCAGAGAAAGgtggttttttttcttttgtctgaATAACTTCTCTAAGTTAGAActgtaaattaattaaattattgaagAAGTTCTATTTCAAGAAAGAGACGCTGAGAAGAGATTGACACTTTCTTTTTTGTGTGGTTGAAACAGGGTGTGATTGAGTTGCATAACTATTTGACGAGTGTTTATGAGGAGGGTGATGCCAGGACAACTCTACTTACAATGGTGCAGGCCCTAAATCATGCTAAGCATGGTGTTGACATCGTCTCAGGAACCCGGGTAACATTCTTTTCCAGAACAAAATTAATATCGATATGATAATAGAAAATTTAGAAAGGATTGCTAACAAGAACAAAAAAGACACCATTGATCACTAATggatttgaatatttttttggaCAAGATGGTCGAGCTCTACCGGCATTCAAGGTTATTACAACTCTTCCAAAATCAGACTTTTAATCAGGGTTTAGAAAGCTCAAGTGCTTTTTCTATTTAAGAAAGTTCAACTAGTTGTATATATTCACTTAGAGTAAATATCTTCTAATGATCCCTGTTTAAAAGTTTGGTTCTTATATTTGCAGCTATATTCCACCAACTAGATCATCTTATGCtcctaaaaataagatttttttttttcttctaaaaccTGATTCCTGAATTTTTATAAACAAAATCAACTCCGGCATTTTAACAAAGTGGCTAAACCAGAATGCATATTATGAAGTCAGACAAATCTCAATGGATGAAGTAACTGGATCTGTCTGTATGGGCTTTACTTAGCAATCAGAGTTTGTTATTCTATTTGGTCTAACTTAGGATTGCTGAATTCATCATTTGGCAGGTGAGAACGCACTTTGCAAGGCCAAACTGGAAAGAAGTATTCGCTAAAATAGCTTCAAAGCATCCTGGTGCCACAGTAGGTAATAAATTTCACCCATCAATTGAGAACCTTCTTAAGAGGATGATTTCATATTTGTAAGCAAATAACAAAGAAAATCTACTCAAGGGATGATAACAAGTGGTATAAAGtccttcaaaaaaaatagaaaaaagaaaacaagaggTATA contains the following coding sequences:
- the LOC105042006 gene encoding respiratory burst oxidase homolog protein E isoform X1, which encodes MKTPSSGGSSSRRSGHRRIADFLAEDQDSGDELFSPATGGGMLPIFLNDQSELVEVMLELDEESMVVRSVTPTYGGAAAVADQDPAVSLSRSSSTASRIRRKFAWLKSPSPRRSPSPSPLPAKESAVAALAARDARRRQARLDRTRSGAQRALKGLRFISRTTGSVGAAELWRRVEERFASLAKDGLLSRDDFGECIGMVDSKEFAVGLFDALARRRRQTLERITKEELYDFWVQISDQSFDARLQIFFDIVDTNVDGRITRKEVQELIVLSASANKLSKLKEQAEEYAALIMEELDPENLGYIELWQLEALLLQRDNYMNYSRPLSTASGAGWSQNITSGGLRGHRRSCGWRRMALAARLAVQENWRRAWVVALWVAAMAGLFVWKFVQYRRRAAFHVMGYCLTTAKGAAETLKLNMALVLLPVCRNTLTWLRSTRARLFVPFDDSITFHKMIATAIVIGMLLHAGNHLACDFPRVIGASPEKYRLVARDFGPVKPTYSGLLTGVEGVTGIGMVVLMAVSFTLATHRFRKNGGRLPFPLNRLTGFNAFWYSHHLLAVAYGLLVVHGYYMFLVHKWYQRTTWMYLSVPLLLYVGERVLRAFRSKAYSVKILKVSLLPGSVLTLTMSKPHGFRYRSGQYIFLQCPTISPFEWHPFSITSAPGDDYLSVHIRTSGDWTQELKRIFLENYFSPRSIGRATFNELGSVDQRSLPRLLVDGPYGAPAQDFRNYDVLLLVGLGIGATPFISILRDLLNNIKLAEELMDLAMETSRSEDSSNSFSFSTSSSSKKRPYRTTRAYFYWVTREPGSFEWFKGVMNDVAEMDKKGVIELHNYLTSVYEEGDARTTLLTMVQALNHAKHGVDIVSGTRVRTHFARPNWKEVFAKIASKHPGATVGVFYCGTPILAKELKRLSHELSQKTTTRFHFHKEYF
- the LOC105042006 gene encoding respiratory burst oxidase homolog protein E isoform X2, producing MKTPSSGGSSSRRSGHRRIADFLAEDQDSGDELFSPATGGGMLPIFLNDQSELVEVMLELDEESMVVRSVTPTYGGAAAVADQDPAVSLSRSSSTASRIRRKFAWLKSPSPRRSPSPSPLPAKESAVAALAARDARRRQARLDRTRSGAQRALKGLRFISRTTGSVGAAELWRRVEERFASLAKDGLLSRDDFGECIGMVDSKEFAVGLFDALARRRRQTLERITKEELYDFWVQISDQSFDARLQIFFDIVDTNVDGRITRKEVQELIVLSASANKLSKLKEQAEEYAALIMEELDPENLGYIELEALLLQRDNYMNYSRPLSTASGAGWSQNITSGGLRGHRRSCGWRRMALAARLAVQENWRRAWVVALWVAAMAGLFVWKFVQYRRRAAFHVMGYCLTTAKGAAETLKLNMALVLLPVCRNTLTWLRSTRARLFVPFDDSITFHKMIATAIVIGMLLHAGNHLACDFPRVIGASPEKYRLVARDFGPVKPTYSGLLTGVEGVTGIGMVVLMAVSFTLATHRFRKNGGRLPFPLNRLTGFNAFWYSHHLLAVAYGLLVVHGYYMFLVHKWYQRTTWMYLSVPLLLYVGERVLRAFRSKAYSVKILKVSLLPGSVLTLTMSKPHGFRYRSGQYIFLQCPTISPFEWHPFSITSAPGDDYLSVHIRTSGDWTQELKRIFLENYFSPRSIGRATFNELGSVDQRSLPRLLVDGPYGAPAQDFRNYDVLLLVGLGIGATPFISILRDLLNNIKLAEELMDLAMETSRSEDSSNSFSFSTSSSSKKRPYRTTRAYFYWVTREPGSFEWFKGVMNDVAEMDKKGVIELHNYLTSVYEEGDARTTLLTMVQALNHAKHGVDIVSGTRVRTHFARPNWKEVFAKIASKHPGATVGVFYCGTPILAKELKRLSHELSQKTTTRFHFHKEYF